One window of the Anomaloglossus baeobatrachus isolate aAnoBae1 chromosome 12, aAnoBae1.hap1, whole genome shotgun sequence genome contains the following:
- the LOC142257458 gene encoding LOW QUALITY PROTEIN: ras-related and estrogen-regulated growth inhibitor-like protein (The sequence of the model RefSeq protein was modified relative to this genomic sequence to represent the inferred CDS: inserted 2 bases in 1 codon), producing the protein MRPPVIGRCCHQSPRLLPPRSYKCALPSSAHIAAAXQPGLQMVVQPLTGMTDPGHHKAEANILVLGAEGVGKSALTVRFLTRRFIGEYVGTESIYSHHLRLDGREVSFSIWDSVCPQRPSLQSCVSEEQLRWADGFILVYSICDRDSLSVVRQQLQRIRQLKKRHRSAPVIIVGNKRDLQHRRQISSEEGRLLAMATDCDFFEISAAETYHGSLVVFQQLLESVSRSSSKKNTGIKGIVRSMSAVFGRRRTD; encoded by the exons ATGAGGCCGCCTGTGATTGGCCGCTGCTGCCATCAGTCTCCCCGGCTCCTCCCTCCCCGCTCCTATAAATGCGCGCTCCCCTCCTCCGCTCACATCGCCGCTGC TCAGCCCGGACTACAGATGGTGGTGCAGCCGCTCACCGGGATGACCGACCCCGGCCACCACAAGGCGGAAGCCAACATCCTGGTGCTCGGAGCCGAGGGCGTGGGCAAATCCG CTCTCACCGTTCGTTTCCTGACCCGGAGATTTATCGGAGAATACGTGGGCACAG AGTCCATCTACAGCCACCACCTCAGGCTGGACGGCAGAGAggtctccttcagcatctgggactCCGTCTGCCCCCAG AGGCCGAgcctgcagagctgtgtgagtgaggAGCAGCTGCGCTGGGCGGACGGCTTTATCCTCGTCTACAGCATCTGTGACCGGGACAGCCTCAGCGTGGTGCGGCAGCAGCTGCAGCGGATCCGGCAGCTGAAGAAGCGGCACCGCTCCGCGCCCGTCATCATTGTGGGCAACAAGCGGGACCTGCAGCACCGGCGGCAGATCTCCAGCGAGGAGGGACGCCTTCTGGCCATGGCTACGGACTGTGACTTCTTCGAGATCTCGGCAGCGGAGACTTACCATGGCTCCTTGGTGGTCTTCCAGCAGCTGTTGGAGTCGGTGAGCCGGAGCTCGAGCAAGAAGAACACCGGCATCAAGGGCATTGTGAGGAGCATGTCTGCCGTGTTCGGGAGGAGAAGGACAGATTGA